The genomic window GCCCCGCGCAACTGTGGAGGCCGTCCGCATGGGGCGAAAGAAGATGTTTGCCTCCTCAGCCCGCGCAGTACGCGAGCTTGGATTCAGACAGGTGCCCGTCTACTCTGCTCTCCGCGCCGCCATTGACTGGTTCCGGGCCCAGGGATACGCACCATGAAACGCATTGGCATCATTGCCGCGCTTGCCGGAGAACTGCAGCCTCTCGTCCACGGCTGGCAAAAGAGCGGCGGGCTCTGGACCACCCGCATCGGTGAGATCGAGTACATCGCCCTTGCCGGAGGCATGGGCCCAATCTGTGCTGCGCGGTCTTGCGAGCAGGTCCAGCGCGAGGGCGCTCTGGATGCGCTTGTCTCCGTAGGATGGGCCGGTGCGCTTACCTGCGGGTTAAAGCCTCCTCAGGCACACGTCATCGCTGAGGTAATCGATGCCCGCACGAACGACCGCTTCCCGACCCACTCCTCGCATGGCCAGCGTCTTCTCAGCACAGACCGCGTCGTCCGTTCCCATGAGAAGCGCAGCTTCGCAGAGCGCTTCCAGGCCCCGCTGGTAGACATGGAGGCCGCCGCCGTGGCCCGTGTTGCCCAACAAATGAAGGTCCCCTTCTACTGTTTCAAGGCCATCTCCGACGGTTATACTGACCGGCTGCCGGACTTCAATCCCTTTCTTACAGACAATGGCAAGATGCGCATGGGCGCTTTTCTTGCCTATTCCATGCTTCATCCACAATACTGGGCCCCCTTGCTGCGGTTGGGGAAAAACAGTAAGGCCGCTGCCCAAAACCTTGCGGCGTTGGTAACAGAAACTCTGCTGCCATCGCGATAATCTGATAAAAGCATGACGGTGACAGCAACCAGCAAAGGACATGCAATGGCAGCAGAGACCCTACCGGCAACCATGAGGGCTGCCGTTTATCGCGGCGTAAATGATGTCCGCGTCGAAACTATCCCCACTCCTCAAATTGGCCCTGGTGAGGTTTTAGTCCGCGTCCACTCCTGTGGCATCTGCGGGACGGACCTGAAAAAAATCCATACCGGGTCCCACTCCGCCCCGCGTATCTTTGGACACGAGACCTCCGGCACCATCGTCAGGACCGGGCCTGGGGTGGAAGGTTTTACCATCGGCGACCGCGTCATGGTCTTCCATCACATCCCCTGCCGCCAATGCTACTACTGCCGGAAGAAGACCTTTGCCCAGTGCCCGGTCTACAAAAAAGTTGGCTGTACCGCGGGCTTTGAACCCTCCGGCGGGGGCTTCGCGGAATATGTCCGCGTCATGGACTGGATTGTTCGCTCAGGCGGCCTCGTCAAAATCCCCGATGAGGTGCCCTTTGAGCAGGCGGCCTTTGTTGAGCCGGTAAACACCTGCCTGAAGGCCATTCATAACCTGGACCTCGCTCCAGATGAGACCGTCCTGGTCATCGGCCAGGGCCCCATTGGCATTCTGCTGGCTGCCCTCGCCGCCCGCACGGGGGCAAAGGTCCTGACCTCAGACCTTTATCCGGAGCGCCATGCCGTCGCCGCCACTTACGGACTCAACCATCCGTTGGATGCAGCCAGAGAAAACATCGTTGAAGCCGCCAGACGCGAATCCGAGGGCCGTGGCGCTGATGCAGTCATTCTCGCCGTCGGCGGCAATGCTCTCATCCGTACCGCCATGGACGCCGCCCGTCCCGGAGGACGCATTCTGCTCTTTGCCCAGACCCAGCATGGAGAGGCCGTCATCGATCCTGCCGCCGTCTGCATGGACGAGAAGACCCTCTTAGGCTCCTACAGTGCTTCGGTTGAAATTCAGGAGGAAGGGGCGCGTCTGGTCTTCGAGGGCTACCGAAACGGCTTCGACCTTACAAAGCTGATTTCCCATCGTTTTCCTTTGGAAAAGGCCGTCGAAGCGATTGAGGTTGCCTCCAATCCCACTGCCAAATCTATGAAGATCTTCATTCAACCTGGCCTGGAAGTCTGAGAAAATAGAAGGTGATGCCGAACACGATGACAGCCGCCGTGCTCTACGGCAAAGAAGATCTGCGCATTGAGCGGCTGCCCATTCCCTCCGCCGGCCCCGGCGAAATCGTCGTCCGCATTGCGGCCGCCCTCACCTGCGGGACTGACCTGAAGGTCTACCGCCGTGGCTACCATGCCAAAATGCTTCGGCCGCCCATTCCCTTCGGCCATGAGCTTGCCGGCACTGTGGCAGAAGTGGGCCCGGGGGTGACAAAGTTTCGAGCAGGCGATCGCGTGGTCGCGCTCAATTCGGCCCCCTGTGACCAATGCTACTATTGCAGCCGTGGCCAGCAGAACCTCTGTGATGACCTGCTGTTCAACAATGGGGCCTATGCCGAGTACCTCCGGGTTCCGGCCCGCATTGTGGCAAAAAACACTCTGCATGTTCCCGAAAACGTCCCCCTGGAACACGCCGCACTGACGGAGCCTCTGGCCTGCGTGGTCCGCGGCCTGGAGGAAACAAATCCTCGGCCTGGCGATTCGATCGCCGTGATTGGCGCCGGACCGATTGGTCTTATGTTCATGCATGCGGCCCAGCTCTCCGGGCTACGTGTCATCGCCATCGTCAAGCGCGATGAGCAGATCGCAGCCGCAAAGACCTTCGGGGCCGAAGAGATCGTGCAGATTACCGCCGTAGATGACGTGGTCGCCGCTGTCCGCGCCCTTACTCCAGACCATCGTGGCGTGGACATCGCCGTTGAGGCTGTCGCCACCCCTGCCGCGTGGCAGCAGGCTGTTGCCATCGTCCGCAAAGGTGGCACTGTAAATTTTTTTGGCGGATGCGCAGCTGGCACCACAGTGGAACTGGATACCAATCGTCTGCATTACAACGACATCACGCTCAAGGCGACCTTCCATCACACCCCGGAGACCGCGCGACGGGCCTTCGACCTGATTAGCAGCGGACGTTTCAAATGCCGAGAATACATTACCGGACGCGCACCCCTCTCCGAGATCGGAGACGTCTTTCACAGGCTGATGGACCGCTCTAGCGACATTAAAACCGCAATCATTCCATGACCGTAAACGAACAGAAAGAGCTTATTGAGAAAGGCTGGGCCGCCCTTCCTGCCGAATACCGCATCCCGGAGCGCACACCCACGCTCGAAGAGGCGCGCATGTACTGCCAGCGCCTCGCTGAGTCGCACTATGAGAATTTTCACGTCGCCTCGTGGTTCCTGCCCCGGCGCCTGCGCCCTCATTTTCACAGTATCTATGCCTACTGCCGCATCTCCGATGATCTTGGCGACGAAGTTGGAAATTCCCAACAGTCCCTGGCCTTGCTGGACCTCTGGCAGCAAGAGCTCGATGCCTGCTATCGGGGAGAAGCGCGCCATCCGGTCTTTGTGGCACTGGCGGAAACCATCCGCGCCTGCAACATTCCGAAAGACCCCTTTGCCGATCTGCTCGTTGCCTTCCGCCAGGACCAGACGATCACTCGCTTCCGGACCATGGAGGATGTGTTGGGCTACTGCCGCTATTCTGCAAACCCAGTGGGCCATCTCGTTCTTTACGTCTGCGGATATCGCGACGCAGAACGCTTCCGTCTCTCCGACTACACCTGTTCCGCGCTCCAGCTTGCCAATTTCTGGCAGGATGTGATCGTGGACTACGGAAAAGGCCGCATCTACCTGCCGCAGGCTGACATGGAACGCTTCGGTGTGGAAGAGGCTGTGATCGCCGACCGCAATTTTACTCCGCAGTTCCGCGAATTGATGCGCTATGAAGTGCAGTATGCGCGGCAGATGTTTGAAAGAGGACTTCCGCTGATTCAAATGGTGGACCACGAACTGGCCCTGGATCTGGACCTTTTCAGCCGCGGCGGTCTGGAGATTCTCCATGCGATTGAGCAGCAGAACTATAATGTGCTGCGCGCGCGTCCAGTCATCTCAAAGACCAGAAAGGCAGCACTTCTCCTGCGCGCACTCAGCAGCAAATTTCTCCGGCGGAGAGCCGCGTGACTCCAACCGTCGAACAGGCGTATGCAATCTGCCGCAGGATTGCCCGCCGCGAAGCCAAAAACTTTTACTACGCCTTTGTGGCACTGCCCAGGCAGAAACGCAACGCCATCTGCGCCGTGTATGCCTTTATGCGCCATGCCGATGACCTCTCTGATGACGAGACCCTGTCCCGGGAGCAGCGCCGCAGGAACCTGGACGCATGGCTGGCAGCATGGCACGCTGCTGCGCAAGGGGGACACACCAATGATCCTGTCTTCATCGCCTTACGCGATGCGCAGGCCCATTTTCATATCACCACAGAATTGCTGGACCAGCTCGTCCACGGCACCGCCATGGACCTGCACACCGGCCAGCACAATCCTTCAGGGCCCGGAAGTGATGCGGTCCACCCTCTTCATCTTGATACCTATGCTACCTTCGCCGACCTCTATCGTTATTGCTACTATGTGGCCTCGGTAGTGGGACTGGTTTGCATCCGAATCTTCGGCTACAGCGACCCTCAGGCCGAAAAACTGGCCGAAGAGACCGGCATCGCCTTTCAGCTCACAAATATCCTGCGCGATATCCGTGAGGACGCGGCCCGCGGCCGTATCTACCTCCCTATTGAAGACCTGGACCGCTTCGGCGTCTCTTTGCACGACATTCTCGACCTCAAAGATGGCCATCACCTTACCCTCAACCAGCGCGAACTGCTTGAGTTTGAAGCCGGCAGGGCCGAAAAATATTACCAGTCAGGCCATGCTTTGCTGCCTTTGATTTCCCCCGATGCACGGCCCGCTCTCTGGGTCCTGGTTGCGATCTATCATCGCTTGTTGCAGCGTATCGCAGCCCGGAATTACGACGTCTTTTCGCATCGTATTTCCGTGCCGACCTTTGCAAAACTTATGATTCTCGCGCGCGGTCTGCTTCGAATCCTGCTTGCGCGCCTGAGGGGCGGGAGTTAACGCATGGCTGGAAAATCCGTTACCGTCATCGGCGGGGGCGTCTCCGGCATTGCCGCCGCCTCTGCACTGGCCGCTTCCGGATACCAGGTGCATCTTCTGGAGCGTCGCCCTTATCTCGGCGGTCGCGCCTCTTCCTACGAGCATCCGGGCACGGGCGAGATCATCGACAACTGCCAGCATCTTCTCTTCGGATGCTGCACCAACCTGCTCGACCTATATGACCGTATCGGTGCGATCGAAAAACTCCGCTGGTTCGATGCAATCACCATGATGGAGCCGGGAGGTCGCCGCAGCATCCTGCGCCCCTCGTTCCTGCCGGCCCCGCTCCATGCCAGCCTTTCCTTTCTCCGCGCACCCGCCTTTTCCTTTCAGGACAAGATCGCCATTGCCCGTGGTCTCTCTGCTTTTATGGCCGGGCTGCCCGCAGACACCGAAGAGGACTTTGCCCACTGGCTTGCGCGCCACAAACAGACCCCTTCTGCCATCAAACGCTTCTGGGAGCCCGTGCTTTTTGCCGCATTAAATGAAGAGCTGGACCAGACCTCTGTCCATTACGCCGCAAAGGTCTGCCGAGAGCTCTTCCTCCGCTCCCCTCAGGCTGGCCGCATGGCCATTCCCACTGTCCCTCTCAGTGAACTTTATGGTCATGCCCTGGCTTCTCTGCAGGCGCATGGAGCACGGGTCATGCTCCGGGCCCATGCTACAGGGCTCCATTGGGACGAGGTCTTCCGTCAGTGGGTGGTGAAAACGGAGGGCGACAGCATCCACAGCGATGCAGTTGTCCTGGCGCTTTCGTTTGAAGCCATGTCCCGGCTTCTGCCCACGCTTCCTGAAGCTCCGGGAAAGGCCCGGCTCGCCGCCCAGCTCGCACAGTTCCATCATGCTCCCATTGCAGCCATCCACCTCTGGTTTGATCGCGAAATTACCAGCCTGGAACATGCTGCGCTCTTGGATACCACGGTCCAATGGCTCTTCAACAAATCAAAGCTCCAGCCGCAGCGCCACAAGCGTGAAGGACATTACATCGAACTCGTCATCAGCGTTTTGCGCTCCGTCATTCCCATGCAGCGGCAAGAGTTGATTGATCTCGCCCTTCGGGAACTGGCGCTCTTCTTTCCCATAACACGCCAGGCAAAGCTCCTCAAGGCTGCTGTGACTAAGGAAGTCCGGGCCACCTTCTCGATACGCCCGCAACTGGACCAGTTCCGTCCGTCCGCACAGAGTCCGTGGCATGGGATCTTCCTTGCCGGTGACTGGACCGCAACCGGGTGGCCTGCCACGATGGAAGGCGCCGCACGCAGCGGTTATCTGGCCGCCGAGGCCCTCACCGGACAGAAGTTTCTGCAGCCTGACCTGCCCTCTACCGGACTTATGCGTCTGTTTCCCTGAAGGCATTACACTGACATTTGCCGTGAAATGCGTGAAAATTTTGAGTTTGGTATTGTCTGGCTTATCGTGCGCACCCTTGGTGCGCTTCCCCGCTCCTTTGCCCGTGCTCTGGGAGCAGCCCTCGGTGCTGTTGCGTTTCATGCCATACCTCGGTTGAAAAAGGTCGGCCTGGTAAACCTGGCCCTGGCATTTCCCGAAAAACCCGCCGCAGAGCGACAAAAAATCCTTCGCAGGCTTTACCGCTACCTTGGCTGGCATTTGGCTGAGTTCTGCCAGATGGCGCATTACACTCCTGAATCCACTCGCAACTTTATCCGTTACGAAGGACTGGAACATTATCTGGCGGCCAAGGCCAAAGGCAAGGGGGTCCTGGTCGTCACCGGGCACCTCGGCGCCTGGGAGCTCTCTAGCTTTTACCACTCGCTGATGGGCCACAGCATGAGCATGGTCATTCGCCGCCTCGATAATCCCCGGATCGACGCCCTGGTGAACCATGTCCGCTGCCTGCACGGAAACCGCGTTCTGCACAAAGATGACTTCGCACGCGGGCTCCTCGATGCCATGCATAAAGCAGAAACCGTTGGCATTCTCATGGACACCAATATGACTCCGCCCCAGGGCCTTTTTGTTCCCTTCTTCGGCTCCCT from Pseudacidobacterium ailaaui includes these protein-coding regions:
- a CDS encoding zinc-dependent dehydrogenase, which produces MTVTATSKGHAMAAETLPATMRAAVYRGVNDVRVETIPTPQIGPGEVLVRVHSCGICGTDLKKIHTGSHSAPRIFGHETSGTIVRTGPGVEGFTIGDRVMVFHHIPCRQCYYCRKKTFAQCPVYKKVGCTAGFEPSGGGFAEYVRVMDWIVRSGGLVKIPDEVPFEQAAFVEPVNTCLKAIHNLDLAPDETVLVIGQGPIGILLAALAARTGAKVLTSDLYPERHAVAATYGLNHPLDAARENIVEAARRESEGRGADAVILAVGGNALIRTAMDAARPGGRILLFAQTQHGEAVIDPAAVCMDEKTLLGSYSASVEIQEEGARLVFEGYRNGFDLTKLISHRFPLEKAVEAIEVASNPTAKSMKIFIQPGLEV
- a CDS encoding zinc-dependent alcohol dehydrogenase, yielding MPNTMTAAVLYGKEDLRIERLPIPSAGPGEIVVRIAAALTCGTDLKVYRRGYHAKMLRPPIPFGHELAGTVAEVGPGVTKFRAGDRVVALNSAPCDQCYYCSRGQQNLCDDLLFNNGAYAEYLRVPARIVAKNTLHVPENVPLEHAALTEPLACVVRGLEETNPRPGDSIAVIGAGPIGLMFMHAAQLSGLRVIAIVKRDEQIAAAKTFGAEEIVQITAVDDVVAAVRALTPDHRGVDIAVEAVATPAAWQQAVAIVRKGGTVNFFGGCAAGTTVELDTNRLHYNDITLKATFHHTPETARRAFDLISSGRFKCREYITGRAPLSEIGDVFHRLMDRSSDIKTAIIP
- the hpnC gene encoding squalene synthase HpnC, with amino-acid sequence MTVNEQKELIEKGWAALPAEYRIPERTPTLEEARMYCQRLAESHYENFHVASWFLPRRLRPHFHSIYAYCRISDDLGDEVGNSQQSLALLDLWQQELDACYRGEARHPVFVALAETIRACNIPKDPFADLLVAFRQDQTITRFRTMEDVLGYCRYSANPVGHLVLYVCGYRDAERFRLSDYTCSALQLANFWQDVIVDYGKGRIYLPQADMERFGVEEAVIADRNFTPQFRELMRYEVQYARQMFERGLPLIQMVDHELALDLDLFSRGGLEILHAIEQQNYNVLRARPVISKTRKAALLLRALSSKFLRRRAA
- a CDS encoding phytoene/squalene synthase family protein, producing the protein MTPTVEQAYAICRRIARREAKNFYYAFVALPRQKRNAICAVYAFMRHADDLSDDETLSREQRRRNLDAWLAAWHAAAQGGHTNDPVFIALRDAQAHFHITTELLDQLVHGTAMDLHTGQHNPSGPGSDAVHPLHLDTYATFADLYRYCYYVASVVGLVCIRIFGYSDPQAEKLAEETGIAFQLTNILRDIREDAARGRIYLPIEDLDRFGVSLHDILDLKDGHHLTLNQRELLEFEAGRAEKYYQSGHALLPLISPDARPALWVLVAIYHRLLQRIAARNYDVFSHRISVPTFAKLMILARGLLRILLARLRGGS
- the hpnE gene encoding hydroxysqualene dehydroxylase HpnE; translated protein: MAGKSVTVIGGGVSGIAAASALAASGYQVHLLERRPYLGGRASSYEHPGTGEIIDNCQHLLFGCCTNLLDLYDRIGAIEKLRWFDAITMMEPGGRRSILRPSFLPAPLHASLSFLRAPAFSFQDKIAIARGLSAFMAGLPADTEEDFAHWLARHKQTPSAIKRFWEPVLFAALNEELDQTSVHYAAKVCRELFLRSPQAGRMAIPTVPLSELYGHALASLQAHGARVMLRAHATGLHWDEVFRQWVVKTEGDSIHSDAVVLALSFEAMSRLLPTLPEAPGKARLAAQLAQFHHAPIAAIHLWFDREITSLEHAALLDTTVQWLFNKSKLQPQRHKREGHYIELVISVLRSVIPMQRQELIDLALRELALFFPITRQAKLLKAAVTKEVRATFSIRPQLDQFRPSAQSPWHGIFLAGDWTATGWPATMEGAARSGYLAAEALTGQKFLQPDLPSTGLMRLFP
- a CDS encoding lysophospholipid acyltransferase family protein, whose translation is MRENFEFGIVWLIVRTLGALPRSFARALGAALGAVAFHAIPRLKKVGLVNLALAFPEKPAAERQKILRRLYRYLGWHLAEFCQMAHYTPESTRNFIRYEGLEHYLAAKAKGKGVLVVTGHLGAWELSSFYHSLMGHSMSMVIRRLDNPRIDALVNHVRCLHGNRVLHKDDFARGLLDAMHKAETVGILMDTNMTPPQGLFVPFFGSLACTASGLARVARKTGAAVLPGFMLWEESERKYVLHFGPEIAIANTGDDEADAITNTARCTAAIESWVRRYPDQWLWVHRRWKTRPEGGSKIY